A genomic segment from Pseudosulfitobacter sp. DSM 107133 encodes:
- a CDS encoding TRAP transporter substrate-binding protein: MTTRRNFIRTAALGGAASLAAPAIVRAQDTIKWRFQTYAGAALGEHVTKPVIDYINTAANGELEIELFYADQIVPTGELFQALQRGTIDAVHSDDDSMASPTPLQQFGGYFPLATKHSLDVPVLFNQYGLADIWREEYAKVGVTWLSAAGQDPCNFNTKKEVTSLADLDGLKLYTFPTAGRFLTQFGVVPVSIPYEDAEVAVQTGELDGMAWSGITEDYTVGWANVTDYFLTNNISGAWIGSFFVNEGRWADLPEHLKAIVMAGIEAGHTYRNQWYWGGEASLRAKGDKLQLRSIPQEEWKVVEDAAKVFWDEVAQEGEVNAKIVQIFRDYNDVIDKAGPPYSFG; this comes from the coding sequence ATGACGACGAGACGCAATTTCATCCGCACCGCAGCCCTTGGCGGCGCGGCCAGCCTTGCCGCCCCAGCCATCGTCCGGGCGCAGGACACCATCAAGTGGCGGTTCCAGACCTATGCCGGTGCCGCGCTGGGCGAGCATGTGACCAAGCCTGTCATCGACTATATCAACACGGCTGCCAACGGCGAGCTTGAGATCGAGCTGTTCTATGCCGACCAGATCGTCCCCACTGGCGAGTTGTTCCAGGCCCTGCAACGCGGCACCATCGACGCCGTACATTCGGACGACGACAGCATGGCGTCGCCCACGCCCTTGCAGCAGTTCGGCGGTTACTTCCCGCTGGCCACCAAACATTCGTTGGATGTGCCGGTGCTGTTCAATCAATACGGTCTGGCCGACATCTGGCGCGAGGAATACGCCAAGGTTGGCGTGACATGGCTGTCAGCCGCGGGGCAGGACCCGTGCAACTTCAACACCAAGAAAGAGGTCACATCGCTGGCTGATTTGGACGGGCTGAAGCTGTACACCTTCCCCACAGCGGGCCGTTTCCTGACCCAGTTCGGCGTTGTGCCGGTTTCGATCCCCTATGAAGACGCCGAAGTCGCGGTTCAGACGGGCGAGCTGGACGGTATGGCGTGGTCCGGCATCACCGAGGATTACACCGTCGGCTGGGCCAACGTGACCGACTATTTCCTGACCAACAACATCTCGGGCGCATGGATCGGGTCGTTCTTTGTCAACGAAGGCCGCTGGGCGGATCTGCCCGAGCATCTGAAAGCCATCGTGATGGCGGGCATCGAAGCCGGTCATACCTATCGCAACCAGTGGTATTGGGGCGGCGAGGCGTCGCTGCGCGCCAAGGGCGACAAGCTGCAACTGCGGTCGATCCCGCAAGAGGAATGGAAAGTCGTCGAAGACGCGGCCAAGGTCTTCTGGGACGAGGTCGCCCAAGAGGGCGAAGTGAACGCCAAGATCGTCCAGATCTTCCGCGATTATAACGACGTGATCGACAAGGCGGGCCCGCCCTACAGCTTCGGCTAA
- a CDS encoding lytic murein transglycosylase, whose product MIITRRNFTLGLTAGLGLASCGTTMPGIPSVASGGLPDDLRPVPNAGWSQWVASFRDRAGAQGISDSTLNSGFRGAGYLPGVVKRDRNQTEFSRTLEDYLAIAASDERVTKGRAAYARHGSTLNALEAKYGVDSTIICAIWGLESFFGERKGDVPVVSATSTLAYDGRRGAFFEKQLVAALKIIQSGDITADRMVGSWAGAMGHTQFIPTSYQAFAVDYTGDGRRDIWSADPSDALASTAAYLQRNGWSRGTRWGGEVGAGAPAGSVITPQPGGPSFAVTSNFNAIKRYNNSDSYAIGVGHLADRIGGAGPLRGSFPPDANGLTKDDRMALQRKLTAAGFDTDGADGVLGPKSQSAISAYQSSRGLPATGVPSQELLRSLG is encoded by the coding sequence ATGATCATCACACGGCGCAATTTCACACTTGGACTGACCGCAGGGCTGGGCCTTGCAAGCTGTGGCACGACGATGCCGGGCATCCCGTCGGTTGCATCGGGCGGCTTGCCCGATGACCTGCGTCCCGTGCCGAATGCCGGGTGGAGCCAGTGGGTCGCATCGTTCCGCGACCGCGCAGGCGCGCAGGGCATTTCCGACAGCACGCTGAACTCAGGCTTTCGCGGCGCGGGCTATCTGCCGGGCGTGGTCAAACGCGACCGCAACCAGACCGAGTTCAGCCGCACGCTGGAAGATTACCTTGCCATCGCGGCCTCCGACGAGCGCGTCACCAAGGGCCGCGCCGCCTATGCGCGTCACGGCAGCACGCTGAACGCGCTTGAGGCGAAATATGGCGTCGATAGCACCATCATCTGCGCGATCTGGGGGCTGGAAAGCTTCTTTGGCGAACGTAAGGGCGATGTGCCGGTTGTCTCGGCCACGTCGACGCTGGCCTATGACGGGCGGCGCGGCGCGTTCTTTGAAAAGCAACTGGTTGCAGCCCTGAAAATCATTCAAAGCGGCGATATTACTGCCGACCGTATGGTAGGAAGCTGGGCCGGGGCCATGGGTCACACCCAATTCATCCCCACATCCTATCAGGCCTTTGCCGTCGACTATACCGGCGATGGCCGCCGCGATATCTGGTCGGCGGACCCCAGCGACGCGCTGGCCTCGACCGCCGCCTACCTGCAACGCAACGGCTGGTCCCGTGGCACCCGCTGGGGCGGCGAGGTGGGCGCGGGCGCACCTGCGGGCAGCGTCATCACCCCGCAACCGGGTGGTCCAAGCTTTGCTGTCACGTCGAATTTCAATGCGATCAAACGCTACAACAACTCGGACAGCTACGCGATTGGGGTGGGCCATCTGGCCGACCGTATCGGCGGCGCAGGGCCGTTGCGCGGATCGTTCCCGCCCGACGCCAACGGGCTGACCAAGGACGACCGCATGGCGCTGCAACGCAAGCTGACCGCCGCAGGCTTTGACACCGACGGGGCCGACGGCGTTCTGGGGCCGAAAAGCCAGAGCGCGATCAGCGCCTATCAGTCCAGCCGTGGACTGCCCGCGACCGGCGTACCCTCGCAGGAATTGCTGCGATCCCTCGGTTAA
- a CDS encoding DUF1800 domain-containing protein, producing MGAPLAILNVVMGGEFTVRAFESELAEIRFGCGLSPVIAPATSVETMLAGITAPDTMAARFEIEPFDSFRARMVESDRLRRIQRDKRGKPEAKVARKDRNLLKKAARIDMVRWLGLSMLRRTYTETGFFERLVYFWGDHFSATGKAGLIRRATSPYIEDGIRPFVGGRYADLLISAVTHPVMLQYLDQDRSMGPDSARALKRGKAAGLNENLAREVMELHTLGVDGPYTQDDVRELAELFTGLSFQPKQGRKFRKDYVEPGAETVMGKTYADAYSMKPVRAVLEDLAVHPATARHLSWKLAVHFVSDTPDPALIDHVSARYLETDGDLMQVYAALLEHPAAWTQERANIKRPVDFVGSSMRALAVDPAAVIQLDERETRNLLLTPMVLMGQTWQKFSGPDGWPEEDEAWLSPQGLSGRVRWAMSGPQVLRPDLPDPREFVETALGSRASDEVTFAATAAESKSEAIGLVLMSPAFQRC from the coding sequence ATGGGCGCGCCCCTTGCTATATTGAATGTGGTCATGGGCGGGGAATTCACTGTGCGCGCATTCGAGTCTGAACTTGCCGAAATCCGCTTTGGCTGCGGGCTGTCGCCGGTCATTGCCCCTGCTACGTCGGTCGAGACGATGTTGGCGGGCATCACCGCCCCCGACACGATGGCTGCCCGGTTTGAGATTGAACCCTTTGACAGCTTTCGTGCCCGCATGGTTGAAAGCGACAGGCTGCGCCGCATCCAGCGCGACAAACGGGGCAAACCCGAAGCCAAAGTTGCACGAAAAGACCGCAATCTGCTGAAAAAAGCCGCCCGCATTGATATGGTCCGCTGGCTGGGCCTGTCGATGCTGCGCCGCACGTATACCGAAACCGGTTTCTTTGAACGGCTGGTGTATTTCTGGGGCGACCATTTCAGCGCCACGGGCAAGGCGGGCCTGATAAGACGCGCGACCTCGCCCTATATCGAAGACGGCATTCGCCCCTTTGTCGGTGGCCGCTATGCCGATCTGTTGATCAGCGCTGTAACCCACCCGGTGATGCTGCAATATCTGGATCAGGACCGGTCAATGGGACCGGACAGCGCGCGGGCGCTGAAACGTGGCAAAGCGGCAGGGTTGAACGAAAACCTGGCCCGCGAGGTGATGGAGCTGCACACGCTGGGGGTCGATGGCCCCTATACACAGGACGACGTGCGCGAATTGGCCGAGCTGTTCACCGGCCTGTCGTTCCAGCCCAAACAAGGCCGCAAGTTTCGCAAGGACTATGTCGAACCGGGTGCCGAAACCGTCATGGGCAAAACCTATGCCGATGCCTATTCGATGAAACCCGTGCGCGCTGTGCTGGAAGATCTGGCCGTGCATCCGGCCACCGCGCGGCATCTGTCGTGGAAACTGGCGGTGCATTTTGTGTCAGACACGCCCGATCCTGCGCTGATTGACCATGTAAGTGCGCGATATCTGGAAACAGATGGTGACCTGATGCAGGTGTATGCCGCATTGCTTGAACATCCCGCAGCGTGGACGCAAGAGAGGGCCAATATCAAACGCCCCGTGGACTTTGTCGGCTCGTCCATGCGTGCCCTGGCGGTTGATCCGGCTGCTGTCATCCAGCTGGACGAGCGTGAAACGCGCAACCTGTTGCTGACGCCGATGGTGCTGATGGGGCAAACTTGGCAAAAGTTCAGCGGCCCCGATGGCTGGCCGGAAGAGGACGAGGCGTGGCTGTCACCGCAAGGGTTGTCGGGACGGGTGCGTTGGGCCATGTCCGGCCCGCAGGTGCTGCGCCCCGATCTGCCGGACCCGCGCGAATTTGTCGAAACGGCGCTGGGCAGCCGTGCCTCTGACGAGGTGACATTCGCGGCCACAGCCGCCGAAAGCAAATCCGAAGCCATCGGCCTTGTGTTGATGTCCCCCGCGTTCCAGCGCTGCTAG
- a CDS encoding iron-containing alcohol dehydrogenase gives MTLTANWSYPTAIRFGAGRISEIAEACMAAGITKPLLITDRGLAGMDITQRTLDLIDAAGLGRAMFSDVDPNPTEVNAQAGVAVYREGGHDGVIAFGGGSGLDLGKVVAFLAGQSRPIWDFEDIGDWWTRADADAIAPIVAVPTTAGTGSEVGRASVITNSETAEKKIIFHPKILPRVVICDPELTVGMPPFITAGTGLDAFAHCVEAFCSPHYHPMSQGMALEGMRLVKDYLPRAYKDGTDIEARAQMMSAAAMGATAFQKGLGAIHALSHPIGAIYHTHHGTTNAVCMPAVLQFNRPEIEARIAQAARYLDIDGGFDGFCAFVDDLNASMGIPKTLKGLGVENPDVDRIVAGALIDPSTGGNPVKMTEENTRELLLNIIG, from the coding sequence ATGACGCTGACTGCAAATTGGTCCTACCCCACCGCAATCCGCTTTGGCGCGGGGCGCATTTCCGAGATCGCCGAGGCCTGCATGGCCGCAGGCATCACCAAGCCGCTGCTGATCACAGATCGCGGGCTGGCGGGCATGGACATCACCCAGCGCACGCTGGACCTGATCGACGCCGCCGGTCTGGGCCGCGCGATGTTTTCCGACGTGGACCCGAACCCGACCGAAGTGAACGCGCAGGCGGGCGTTGCGGTCTACCGTGAGGGCGGCCATGACGGCGTGATCGCTTTTGGCGGCGGCTCGGGCCTGGATCTGGGCAAGGTCGTGGCGTTTCTGGCGGGCCAAAGCCGCCCGATCTGGGATTTCGAGGATATCGGCGACTGGTGGACCCGCGCCGACGCCGATGCGATTGCCCCGATCGTGGCCGTGCCCACCACCGCAGGCACCGGGTCCGAAGTGGGCCGCGCGTCGGTTATCACCAACTCGGAAACCGCCGAGAAAAAGATCATCTTCCACCCCAAGATCCTGCCGCGTGTCGTGATCTGCGACCCCGAATTGACCGTGGGCATGCCGCCGTTCATCACCGCTGGCACCGGCCTTGATGCCTTTGCCCATTGCGTCGAAGCGTTCTGTTCGCCGCATTATCACCCGATGAGCCAGGGCATGGCGCTGGAAGGGATGCGGCTGGTCAAGGATTACCTGCCGCGTGCCTACAAGGACGGCACCGACATCGAAGCGCGCGCGCAGATGATGTCGGCGGCGGCCATGGGGGCCACCGCGTTCCAAAAGGGGCTGGGCGCGATCCACGCCTTGTCGCACCCCATTGGCGCGATTTACCACACGCACCACGGCACCACGAACGCCGTGTGTATGCCCGCCGTGCTGCAATTCAACCGCCCCGAGATCGAAGCCAGGATCGCACAGGCCGCGCGCTATCTGGACATCGACGGCGGCTTTGACGGGTTCTGCGCCTTTGTCGACGATCTGAATGCGTCGATGGGCATTCCCAAGACGCTGAAGGGTCTGGGCGTTGAAAACCCCGACGTAGACCGCATCGTGGCTGGCGCACTGATCGACCCCAGCACCGGCGGCAATCCGGTGAAAATGACCGAAGAAAACACGCGCGAACTGCTGCTGAATATCATCGGCTAA
- a CDS encoding glutamine synthetase family protein, whose amino-acid sequence MPGNLSFDDLKSRVTDGSIDTVLACFVDMQGRLMGKRFHAVNFVETSFKETHCCNYLLATDLEMATPDGYASTSWQTGYGDYVMAPDLTTLRTVPWLEGTALVLCDVLDHHTHAPVPHDPRAILKKQVARLRDLGFDAKMATELEFFLFEKSLDEIRASGFRDLTPISGYNEDYNIFQTTKEEGVMRPIRNHLYAAGLPIENSKGEAEAGQEELNIRYAPALDCADHHSIAKHAIKEIAWQHGRAASFLPKWHHDRVGSSSHVHQSLWQGETPAFFDKDADLGMSELMKNYMAGLIAYAPDYTFFLAPYVNSYKRFAKGTFAPTKTVWSIDNRTAGFRLCGAETKGVRVECRIGGSDLNPYLAQAAMLAAGIKGIEDKMELSPPTRGDVYEDAKAADIPQTLRAATETLRKSAFLRKAFGDDVIDHYTRCAEWEQEEFDRVVTDWEIARGFERA is encoded by the coding sequence ATGCCCGGCAACCTTAGCTTTGATGACCTGAAATCCCGCGTCACCGACGGCAGCATCGACACGGTGCTGGCCTGTTTTGTGGACATGCAGGGCCGTTTGATGGGCAAGCGGTTTCATGCGGTCAACTTCGTGGAAACCTCGTTCAAAGAGACCCATTGTTGCAACTACCTGCTGGCCACCGATCTGGAAATGGCCACGCCGGATGGCTATGCCTCGACCAGCTGGCAAACCGGCTATGGCGACTATGTCATGGCGCCCGACCTGACCACGCTGCGCACAGTGCCGTGGCTGGAAGGCACCGCGCTGGTGCTGTGCGATGTGCTGGACCATCACACCCACGCCCCTGTGCCCCACGATCCGCGTGCGATCCTGAAGAAGCAGGTGGCGCGGCTGCGCGATCTGGGCTTTGACGCGAAGATGGCGACCGAGCTGGAGTTTTTCCTGTTCGAGAAAAGCCTGGACGAAATCCGCGCCAGCGGCTTCCGCGACCTGACCCCGATCAGCGGCTATAACGAAGATTACAACATCTTCCAGACCACCAAGGAAGAGGGCGTGATGCGCCCGATCCGCAACCATCTTTACGCCGCAGGTCTGCCCATCGAGAACTCCAAGGGCGAGGCCGAAGCCGGGCAGGAAGAGCTGAACATCCGCTATGCTCCCGCGCTGGATTGCGCCGACCACCACAGCATCGCGAAACACGCGATCAAGGAAATTGCATGGCAGCACGGGCGTGCCGCGTCTTTCCTGCCCAAGTGGCACCATGACCGCGTCGGCAGCTCCAGCCACGTGCACCAATCGCTGTGGCAAGGCGAGACGCCCGCGTTTTTCGACAAGGATGCCGATCTGGGCATGTCTGAACTGATGAAAAACTATATGGCCGGGCTGATCGCCTATGCGCCGGATTACACGTTTTTCCTCGCTCCTTACGTGAACAGCTACAAACGCTTTGCCAAAGGCACCTTTGCCCCCACCAAAACCGTCTGGTCCATCGACAACCGCACCGCGGGTTTCCGTCTGTGCGGGGCCGAGACCAAGGGGGTGCGGGTCGAATGCCGTATCGGTGGCTCGGATCTGAATCCCTATCTGGCGCAGGCCGCGATGCTGGCCGCAGGGATCAAGGGGATCGAGGACAAGATGGAACTGTCGCCGCCGACGCGCGGCGACGTGTACGAAGACGCCAAGGCCGCCGACATTCCGCAGACCCTGCGGGCGGCGACCGAGACCTTGCGAAAATCCGCTTTCCTTCGGAAGGCATTCGGGGACGATGTGATTGACCATTACACCCGATGCGCCGAATGGGAGCAGGAAGAGTTTGACCGCGTCGTGACCGATTGGGAAATCGCGCGCGGATTTGAAAGGGCCTGA
- a CDS encoding TRAP transporter large permease subunit: MSYELIATLMFSTMMLMLMTGQRVFGAIGFVAVVAALLLWGDKGGYDIGFSAAMKLMKWYPLLTLPMFIFMGYVLSESKIADDLYKMFHVWMGGLRGGLAVGTIGLMVLISAMNGLSVAGMAIGATIALPELLKRGYDKRMVTGVIQAGSSLGILVPPSVVLVLYAMIARQPVGQLWLAGVIPGLMMAAMFIAYIAIRCWWNPSLGPTLSAEDRAMPRREKLALLRAGLLPLVIFGVMMFPFVKGWTSLVESSAIGAIAAFVAAVLKGRMTRQVFENSVRKTLGITCMFMWIILAALAFGAVFDGLGAVKAIESLFTERLGLSPWVILILMQLSFILMGMFLDDTAMLVIVAPLYVPLVGALGFDLVWYGILYTITCQIAYMTPPFGYNLFLMRAMAPPEITLRDIYGSIAPFVLVMVGALVMVMAFPQIALWLPNYVYAN; this comes from the coding sequence ATGTCATATGAATTGATCGCCACCCTGATGTTCTCGACGATGATGCTGATGCTGATGACCGGCCAGCGCGTGTTCGGTGCCATCGGTTTTGTTGCTGTCGTTGCGGCCCTGCTGTTGTGGGGCGACAAGGGCGGCTATGACATCGGGTTTTCCGCCGCGATGAAGCTGATGAAATGGTATCCGCTGCTGACGCTGCCGATGTTCATCTTTATGGGCTACGTTCTGTCGGAATCGAAGATCGCCGATGATCTGTACAAGATGTTCCACGTCTGGATGGGTGGCCTGCGCGGCGGGCTGGCCGTGGGCACCATCGGGCTGATGGTGCTGATTTCCGCGATGAACGGTCTCAGCGTGGCCGGCATGGCCATCGGCGCCACGATCGCGCTGCCCGAGCTGTTGAAACGCGGCTATGACAAACGCATGGTGACAGGGGTTATTCAGGCGGGATCGTCGCTGGGTATTCTGGTGCCGCCATCCGTGGTGCTGGTGCTGTATGCGATGATCGCGCGGCAACCGGTGGGCCAGCTGTGGCTGGCAGGTGTAATTCCGGGGCTGATGATGGCGGCGATGTTCATCGCCTATATCGCCATCCGCTGCTGGTGGAACCCCAGCCTTGGACCGACCCTGAGTGCCGAAGACCGGGCAATGCCGCGTCGTGAAAAACTGGCTTTGCTGCGTGCGGGGCTGCTGCCGCTGGTGATCTTTGGCGTGATGATGTTCCCCTTTGTCAAAGGCTGGACCTCGCTGGTGGAAAGCTCGGCCATCGGGGCGATTGCCGCGTTTGTGGCGGCCGTTCTCAAGGGGCGGATGACGCGTCAGGTGTTCGAGAATTCGGTGCGCAAGACGCTGGGCATTACCTGCATGTTCATGTGGATCATTCTGGCGGCACTGGCCTTTGGCGCTGTGTTTGACGGATTGGGCGCGGTCAAGGCGATTGAAAGCCTGTTCACGGAACGGCTGGGACTAAGCCCGTGGGTGATCCTGATTTTGATGCAGCTCAGCTTTATCCTGATGGGCATGTTTCTGGATGATACGGCCATGCTGGTGATCGTGGCACCCTTGTATGTGCCGCTGGTGGGGGCATTGGGTTTTGATCTGGTCTGGTACGGAATCCTGTACACGATCACCTGCCAGATCGCTTACATGACGCCGCCCTTCGGCTATAACCTGTTCCTGATGCGGGCCATGGCCCCGCCCGAGATCACGTTGCGCGATATTTACGGGTCTATCGCACCCTTTGTGCTGGTCATGGTGGGGGCGCTGGTGATGGTCATGGCCTTCCCCCAGATTGCCCTGTGGCTGCCCAATTACGTCTACGCAAACTGA
- the aspS gene encoding aspartate--tRNA ligase has protein sequence MHAYRSHTCAELTAADVGKTVRLSGWVNRVRDHGGILFVDLRDHYGVTQVLCDPDSAAFADVEKLRSEWCIRIDGEVKARAPELVNAKIPTGEVEVFVREVEVLGPAAELPLMVFGDQEYPEETRLKYRYLDLRREKMQANMKLRSDVVASIRRRMWDAKFREYQTPIITASSPEGARDFLVPSRLHPGKFYALPQAPQQFKQLLMVSGFDKYFQIAPCFRDEDPRADRSPTDFYQLDLEMSFVTQQDVFDTIQPVIGGIFEEFGGGRKVDQTWEQISYRDAALWYGSDKPDLRNPIKMQVVSEHFAGSGFAIFAKLLEQDGTEVRAIPAPTGGSRKFCDRMNAFAQKEGLPGMGYIFWREKTADAVAQELGITVKEAQAKLKSGEVEGGMEAAGPLAKNIGPERTEAIRQQLGLGMGDAAFFLGGKPKQFEAIAGRARNIIGDELNLTDKDRFAFAWIVDFPIYEKDETTGKIDFEHNPFSMPQGGMDALQGDPLDVLGYQYDLACNGYELVSGAIRNHRPEIMFKAFEIAGYDEAEVRKRFGGMVNAFQYGAPPHGGCAAGIDRIVMLLANEQNIREVILFPMNQRAEDLMMNAPSDPTSDQLMELGLRVIPQD, from the coding sequence ATGCACGCCTATCGCAGCCACACCTGCGCCGAACTGACCGCCGCCGACGTCGGCAAAACCGTCCGCCTGTCCGGTTGGGTCAATCGCGTGCGCGATCACGGGGGCATCCTGTTTGTCGACCTGCGCGACCATTACGGCGTGACACAGGTTCTGTGCGACCCCGACAGCGCCGCCTTTGCCGACGTGGAAAAGCTGCGCAGCGAATGGTGCATTCGCATTGACGGCGAAGTGAAGGCCCGCGCGCCCGAACTGGTCAACGCCAAGATCCCCACCGGCGAGGTCGAAGTGTTCGTGCGCGAGGTCGAAGTGCTTGGCCCCGCCGCCGAACTGCCGCTGATGGTGTTTGGCGATCAGGAATACCCCGAGGAAACCCGGCTGAAATACCGTTATCTGGACCTGCGCCGCGAAAAGATGCAAGCCAACATGAAACTGCGCTCGGACGTGGTCGCCTCGATCCGCCGCCGCATGTGGGACGCAAAATTCCGCGAATATCAGACACCGATCATCACCGCATCGTCGCCCGAGGGCGCGCGCGACTTTCTGGTGCCGTCGCGTCTGCACCCCGGCAAGTTCTATGCGCTTCCGCAGGCCCCCCAGCAGTTCAAACAGCTGTTGATGGTCTCGGGCTTTGACAAATACTTCCAGATCGCGCCCTGTTTCCGTGACGAAGACCCGCGTGCCGACCGGTCGCCCACCGATTTCTACCAGCTTGACCTTGAGATGAGCTTTGTCACCCAGCAGGACGTGTTCGACACGATCCAGCCCGTGATCGGCGGCATTTTCGAGGAATTCGGCGGCGGTCGCAAAGTCGACCAGACATGGGAGCAGATCAGCTATCGCGACGCGGCCCTGTGGTATGGCAGCGACAAGCCCGACCTGCGCAACCCGATCAAGATGCAGGTCGTGTCCGAACATTTTGCTGGTTCCGGTTTCGCCATCTTTGCCAAGCTGCTGGAGCAGGACGGCACCGAAGTGCGCGCCATTCCCGCGCCCACGGGCGGGTCGCGCAAGTTCTGCGACCGCATGAACGCATTTGCGCAAAAGGAAGGTCTGCCCGGCATGGGCTATATCTTCTGGCGCGAGAAAACGGCGGATGCCGTGGCGCAAGAACTGGGCATCACCGTGAAAGAGGCCCAGGCCAAGCTGAAATCCGGCGAAGTCGAAGGCGGCATGGAAGCGGCCGGCCCGCTGGCCAAGAACATCGGCCCCGAGCGCACCGAAGCCATCCGCCAGCAACTGGGCCTTGGCATGGGCGATGCGGCGTTCTTCCTGGGCGGCAAGCCCAAACAGTTCGAAGCCATCGCGGGACGTGCCCGTAACATCATCGGTGACGAACTGAACCTGACCGACAAGGATCGCTTTGCCTTTGCGTGGATCGTCGATTTCCCGATCTATGAAAAGGACGAGACCACCGGCAAGATCGACTTTGAACACAACCCGTTCTCGATGCCCCAGGGTGGTATGGACGCCCTGCAAGGCGATCCGCTGGACGTGCTGGGTTATCAATACGATCTGGCCTGCAACGGCTATGAACTGGTGTCGGGTGCCATTCGGAACCACCGCCCGGAAATCATGTTCAAAGCCTTTGAAATCGCAGGCTATGACGAGGCCGAGGTGCGCAAACGCTTTGGCGGTATGGTCAACGCCTTTCAATACGGCGCCCCGCCCCACGGTGGTTGTGCCGCGGGTATTGACCGCATCGTGATGCTGCTGGCGAACGAACAGAACATCCGCGAAGTGATCCTGTTCCCGATGAACCAGCGCGCCGAAGACCTGATGATGAACGCGCCGTCCGACCCCACCAGCGATCAGCTGATGGAGCTGGGCCTGCGGGTTATTCCGCAAGACTGA
- a CDS encoding aldehyde dehydrogenase family protein, whose amino-acid sequence MITCISPIDGSVYAERTPLGASDAAAAVARAKAAQAAWAARPLAERIALVQDGVASVGAMNDAIVPELAHQMGRPVRYGGEFGGFNERATYMADIAQDALADIVVEDSDTFRRVIKRVPHGVVLVVAPWNYPYMTAINTVAPALIAGNAVMLKHASQTPLVGERMAEAFHAAGIPDDVFQNVFLDHQTTSDLIAAKSFGFVNFTGSVGGGRAIETAAAGTFTGVGLELGGKDPGYVCDDADVQAAADTLIDGAMFNSGQCCCGIERIYVAEALFDDFVAKAVAIVKGYKLGNPLDPETTIGPMAHMRFADTVREQTADAIAAGATAHIDPADFPQDGGAYLMPQILTNVTHDMRVMREESFGPVVGIMAVKDDAEAIRLMNDSDYGLTASVWTQDAARAEAIADQIETGTVFMNRADYLDPALCWTGCKDTGRGGGLSVIGYHNLTRPKSYHLKKA is encoded by the coding sequence ATGATTACCTGTATTTCGCCGATCGACGGATCGGTCTACGCCGAGCGCACGCCGCTGGGCGCATCTGACGCTGCGGCTGCTGTTGCGCGTGCAAAGGCTGCCCAAGCCGCATGGGCTGCACGCCCGCTGGCCGAGCGCATTGCGCTGGTCCAGGACGGCGTGGCCAGTGTGGGGGCGATGAATGACGCCATCGTACCGGAGCTGGCGCACCAGATGGGCCGCCCCGTGCGCTATGGCGGGGAATTCGGCGGCTTTAACGAACGCGCCACCTATATGGCCGACATCGCGCAGGACGCGCTGGCCGATATTGTGGTTGAGGACAGCGATACATTCCGCCGCGTGATCAAGCGGGTGCCGCATGGCGTCGTGCTGGTCGTGGCACCGTGGAACTATCCCTATATGACGGCGATCAACACCGTCGCGCCCGCGCTGATCGCGGGCAACGCGGTGATGCTGAAACACGCCAGCCAAACCCCGCTTGTGGGTGAGCGTATGGCCGAGGCGTTCCACGCCGCCGGGATCCCCGATGATGTGTTCCAGAACGTGTTTCTGGACCACCAGACCACTTCGGACCTGATTGCGGCGAAATCCTTTGGTTTCGTGAACTTCACCGGTTCGGTCGGCGGGGGCCGCGCCATTGAAACCGCCGCCGCTGGCACATTCACCGGCGTCGGGCTGGAGCTGGGCGGCAAGGACCCGGGATATGTCTGTGATGACGCCGACGTGCAGGCCGCTGCCGACACGCTGATTGACGGGGCGATGTTCAACTCGGGGCAATGCTGCTGCGGGATCGAACGGATCTATGTGGCCGAGGCATTGTTTGATGATTTTGTCGCCAAGGCGGTCGCAATCGTCAAAGGCTACAAACTGGGCAATCCGCTGGACCCGGAAACCACCATTGGCCCGATGGCGCACATGCGCTTTGCCGACACCGTGCGCGAACAGACTGCCGATGCGATTGCCGCAGGGGCCACGGCCCACATCGACCCCGCAGATTTCCCGCAGGATGGCGGCGCCTACCTGATGCCGCAGATCCTGACGAACGTGACCCACGACATGCGCGTGATGCGCGAGGAAAGCTTTGGTCCCGTGGTTGGCATCATGGCCGTCAAGGACGACGCCGAAGCGATCCGCCTGATGAATGACAGCGACTACGGGCTGACGGCATCCGTCTGGACGCAGGACGCCGCGCGAGCCGAGGCGATTGCCGACCAGATCGAAACCGGCACCGTGTTCATGAACCGCGCCGATTACCTTGATCCGGCGCTGTGCTGGACCGGCTGCAAGGACACCGGTCGCGGTGGCGGTCTGTCGGTCATCGGCTATCACAACCTGACCCGTCCCAAATCCTACCACCTGAAGAAAGCCTGA